The Skermanella pratensis genome has a window encoding:
- the radA gene encoding DNA repair protein RadA — protein MARSNTRYVCQACGASSPKWSGKCDACGEWNTLVEETVPESAPKGLGRTAGTGRRIDFVDLKGVSERAPRRITGIAEYDRVCGGGMVPGSALLVGGDPGIGKSTLLLQVVCSLARNLRCAYISGEEAVDQVRMRAARLGTSDSAVELAAATNVRDIVASLDAADAPGLCIIDSIQTMYVDTLDSAPGTVAQVRASAQELIRVAKRRGIILVLVGHVTKEGTIAGPRVLEHMVDTVLYFEGERGHQFRILRAVKNRFGPTDEIGVFEMTDSGLTEVSNPSELFLAERRGDVSGACVFAGLEGTRPVLVEIQALVAPSPLGTPRRAVVGWDGGRLAMVLAVLEARCGVAIGANDVYLNVAGGLRIGEPAADLAVAAALVSSLTGEPVPADTVVFGEIGLSGEIRAVSQTDVRLKEAAKLGFEKSLMPTQRSRKSGSRADVGIRRIELAHLEDLIPMFQEPRAAASAGRGRA, from the coding sequence TTGGCCCGTTCCAACACACGTTATGTCTGCCAGGCCTGCGGCGCCAGCTCTCCCAAATGGAGCGGCAAGTGCGACGCTTGCGGCGAGTGGAACACCCTCGTGGAAGAGACGGTTCCGGAAAGCGCTCCCAAGGGGTTGGGCCGCACGGCCGGCACCGGCCGCCGGATCGACTTCGTCGACCTGAAGGGCGTTTCCGAGAGGGCTCCCCGGCGCATCACCGGCATCGCGGAATATGACCGCGTCTGCGGCGGCGGCATGGTGCCGGGATCGGCACTGCTGGTTGGCGGCGATCCCGGTATCGGCAAATCCACCCTTCTGCTCCAGGTCGTCTGCAGCCTCGCCCGGAACCTGCGGTGCGCCTACATCTCGGGGGAGGAAGCGGTCGATCAGGTCAGGATGCGCGCCGCGCGCCTCGGCACCAGCGACTCCGCGGTGGAATTGGCCGCCGCGACCAACGTCCGCGACATCGTCGCCTCACTCGACGCCGCCGACGCGCCGGGCCTGTGCATCATCGACTCGATCCAGACCATGTACGTGGACACGCTGGACAGCGCGCCCGGCACGGTCGCCCAGGTGCGCGCCTCGGCCCAGGAGCTGATCCGGGTCGCCAAGCGGCGCGGCATCATCCTGGTGCTGGTCGGGCACGTGACCAAGGAAGGCACGATTGCGGGCCCACGGGTGCTGGAGCATATGGTCGACACCGTGCTCTATTTCGAAGGGGAGCGCGGCCACCAGTTCCGAATTCTCCGCGCGGTCAAGAACCGCTTCGGCCCGACCGACGAGATCGGCGTGTTCGAGATGACCGACTCCGGCCTGACCGAAGTGTCCAACCCGTCGGAACTGTTCCTGGCGGAGCGGCGCGGAGACGTTTCCGGCGCCTGCGTGTTCGCCGGGCTTGAAGGAACCCGTCCGGTGCTGGTCGAGATCCAGGCCCTGGTCGCCCCCTCCCCGCTCGGCACGCCGCGCCGAGCGGTGGTCGGCTGGGACGGCGGCAGGCTCGCCATGGTGCTCGCCGTGCTGGAGGCGCGCTGCGGGGTCGCGATCGGCGCCAACGACGTCTACCTGAACGTGGCCGGCGGCCTGCGGATCGGCGAACCCGCCGCCGATCTGGCTGTCGCGGCGGCGTTGGTGTCGTCGCTGACAGGGGAACCGGTGCCGGCCGATACGGTGGTGTTCGGCGAGATAGGGCTGTCGGGCGAGATCCGCGCGGTCAGCCAGACCGATGTCCGCCTGAAGGAAGCCGCGAAGCTCGGCTTCGAAAAGTCCCTGATGCCGACCCAGCGCAGCCGGAAGTCCGGCAGCCGCGCCGATGTCGGGATCCGCAGGATCGAACTGGCCCACCTGGAGGATCTGATCCCGATGTTCCAGGAACCCCGCGCCGCGGCGTCCGCCGGACGCGGACGGGCCTGA